The Pan troglodytes isolate AG18354 chromosome 19, NHGRI_mPanTro3-v2.0_pri, whole genome shotgun sequence region CCttatgccaatatcacactgttttaattatagTAGCATTATAGTAACTTGCATGAATTTACACTTCATTGCCACAAGCAATGAGAGTGCTATAGGCAGTGAATGTATCTGTTAtcaaactttgatttttttcagtttgataggtggaaaactaaaatatctcagtataatttaaatttacatttctcttttcatGAGTGACATTGAgcgttttttcttattttaagtgccttttgtattttccttttggtCACTGTCTAGAGTGTAATTGTAATATTGTTTCCCAGTTTGTCATCTTGTCTTCTGGTTTTACAGGTCGTATTTTTCATCCAAGCACAAGTTCAAACACTGTTATTTTATGGAGTCAAATCTAACAGTTTTTACGACTTCTTAATTTTGAGTCATCATTGGAAAAGTCTTCTGactccaaatttataaaataattatccttttgggcatatttattatttatttttcatatctcAATCTTTGATCTACTTGTAATTTGTCCCACTGTAAAGCATGAAGTATGGTTTCAACATTCCCTGCCCCCACACCAAAGGGAATACAAAATTGTCCCCAAAGTACATATAACGGTCTACCTTTTCCCCatggcttttattttgtattttattttattttattttattaaaaatgaaatcacactGTGTTGCCCAcctgaacttgaactcctgggttcaagtaatgcttctgcctcagcctcctacagaatgggagaaaatttttgcaatctgtccatctgacaaagggctaatatacagaatctacaaggagcttaaacaaatttacaagaaaaaacaaacaaccccatcaaaaaaatgggctaaggatataaaaagacacttctcaaaagaagacatttatgtggccaacaaacatatgaaaaaagctcatcatcactggtcactagagaaatgcaaatcaaaccacaatgagataccatctcacaccagttagaatgacgatcattaaaaagtcaggaaacaacagatgctggagaggatggagagaaattggaacacttttacacagttggtgggagtgtaaattagttcaaccaatgcggaagacagtgtggcaatttctcaaggatcAAGAACCATAAATAcagtttgacccagcaatcctattacttgatacatacccaaaggattataaatcattctactataaagacacatgcacatgtatgtttattgcagcactattcacaatagcaaagacttggaaccaacccgaatgcccatcaatgatggactggataaagaaaatgtggcacatatacaccatggaatactatacagccataataaaggattagttcatgtcctttgcagggacatggataaagctggaaaccatcattctcagcaaactcacacaggaacagaaaaccaaacaccgcatgttctcactcataagtgggagttgaacaatgagcacacatggacacagggaggggaacatcacaccggGGACTGTGagggggtgaggggctaggggtgggatagcattaggagaaatacctaatgtagatgacaggttgatgggtgcagcaaaccaccatggcacttgtatacctatgtagcaaacctgcacgttctgcacatgtatcccagaactcaaagtacaaaaaatctcataattcaagaaaaaaaaaggatgaaaagggGCCACTAGCTGAGGATGTGGAGAGCctgtagaagctggaaaaggcaagaaaatgatgttcccctagagcctccataAAGGATTAGCAGCAAGTAACTTTCTGAAGAAAATGCTGAGTAAGTATTCCTCAGAAAGAAAACACACCCCTTTCAATGAATCCTATTTAAACATCCAGTATAAACCAACACTGTGATACATTTTTATCTAATGTAATACCACAAGCAAACACCAAGCactaaaaatgttataaaatgtgGACTTTGGAAAACCAAAAGAGAGCTAGTCTCTTTTCCAAGAAATTTCTTATTAGCAATCAAACCCTACCTTTTCcccatgcttttattttatttcatattttatttatattttattttatgttattacaTTTTATGGAAAGCTAAAACATAAATCTAGCAATTATCTTTAAAACAAGACTTTTAAAAGACTAACATTTTAATTCATACTCACATTGTCCTGACACTGAAAATGGGGAAACCATTTGGGCAGAACAAACTAAAATATTGACTTCTGATTTCTAAGTTTACCAATAATTATTAGACATTAATAGTTTCCCTTTtctagagaagaaaggaaaagaaggatgaACTCATTCCTGGTTAAGCTCAGTGCCAAGTGGAGAGGTCAACAAGAATGTAATGAACTTAGTATACTCACACCTGCTTAATAATGGATGCTGTTAGGACAGTTCCTTTTGAAGACATAATTTGAAGCTCTGGGTCCAATAGACAAGTAGTAGTTATGATGGGTAATAACTTACTAACAGCCTAAATGCACATTTTTATGAGACAAATAACTCTTCTTAAGCAAGTAAAAAGCAGACTAATAAGATGTTCCTACAGGATTTGATATAAACCTGAGAAAGGAAAACATCCCACCTGTGTGACACCACGTAGAAGAGAGGCTATATAAGCACTTCAAAGAGGAAAACACCAAGAGCCTTGGAATTCAGACTCTGTGGAGGTGGCTTGAGCTTTTCATCCTGGTGACCACAGACCTGGAAACAAACTAAAGCCAGACACATACTATGGACACAAAGGGCTGTACAACAACCAATTCTCCTTCAACCCCATGTCAAAACTGCTCTAGGATTACAAATGTTAATACCATCTCTTCTAACAACGGCTGCCATCCTGGTGGCCTTACAGTCAACAACTGTCAACCAGCTGGCCACGTTCTCAGAATTCCCTGGGACCAGGGCTGCCAACCCACTCCTCGCTTTTGTCGCAAGCCCGTCTACCTAATGAACAACTTCAATGCCCGTTTTTCTCTGGATGACTGCAGCTGGTATGGTGAAGGCATCAACAGTAATGAGAAGGAGACCATGCACATCTTGAACGAGCGCCTTGCTAACTACCTGCAAAAGGTGCGAATGCTAGAACGAGAGAATGCTGAACTGGAATCTAAAATCCAGGAAGAAAGTAACAAAGAGCTCCCTGTTCTATGTCCTGATTACCTGTCTTACTACACTACCATTGAGGAGCTCCAGCAGAAGGTAAGATTCCTAAGAACCTGTTTAATCGTGTTGTGAATTAATGGTTTCCAAGCAACAGTTATTTGctaaactttaatattttttgttcagttgatgctgaaaaattttttgaagaatagAAAAATTTCTTGAGTGAAATTGTCATCTTGAGGCAGCATTCAGAGTCTGATAGTATTTCTGGTCAGGCgcagtgatgcacacctgtaatcctaacactttgggaggctgaagcagacagatcacttgagcccaggagttctagaccatcctgggcaacatgatgaaattccatccttacacacacacacacacacatacacacacacacaaaaaaattagatgggcatggtggcacatgcctgtggtcccagctacttgggaggctgaggtgggaggatcactcgagcccaagaggttgaggctgccatgagccaagatcctgccactgcactccagcccagacaaaagtgagactctgtctttaaaaatcagaaacaaaaagaagagtcTCATGGTGTTTCCTTTCTCCAGAAATACACTCTACCATTATAACTAGATGACTCAGGACCAAAAGATGTTAACAGCAAGTTgttgccattttttattttttattttttatttattttttttacagctaAAATCATTgttgccattttttaaataaaaatagggaaacagagatcagagaaaataaattttgctttaatGAGTTTCTAAGCAATTTAGTTTTTATCCATTTTTCAACCATCAtcacctttttctctttttatgcttATGTTATCATCTCCACATTGCTTGGTTTGTTTCTACACCAAATCCAAGTTTGTTATGCACAGACGTATTCTGCTACTACATATCTGGAtttattcagttttattcattcaataaatgtttactgagcagcAACAACATTGGGCCAAACATTGTTCTAGATTCTGGGAAAATACTGGTGACCTTTaaaaagtccctgccctcatggagttgaCATTCTAGTGGATCAtggtatttatataaatttaggatggattttattttattttatatttatttatttatgtatttattgagatggagtctcactctgtcaccaggctggagtgcaatggcgcgatctctgctcgctgcaacctccagctcccgggttcaagcgattctccctcctctgcctctcgagtagctgggtctacaggcacgcaccaccacacctagataatttttgtatttttttttttttttttgagacggagtctcgctctgtctcccaggctgcagtacagtggcgcgatctcggctcactgctagctccgcttcctgggttcatgccattctcctgcctcagcctcccgagtagctgggactacaggcacccgccaccacgcccggctaattttttttttttttttttttttttttagtagagacggggtttcaccgtgttagccaggatggtcttgatctcctgacctcgtgatccacccgcctcggcctcccaaagtgctgggattacaggcgtgagccactgcgcccggccaatttttgtattttttagtagagacagggtttcaccatgttggccaggatggtcttgatctcttgacctcgtgatccgcccgcctcagcctcccaagtgctgatattacatgggtgagccactgcactcagcctggattttatattttaacaacaacaaaaaaaatacttaaaagtttCTAGTTAAGTACTTTTTGCTGATCTTTTAGGAAAATAACAGGAAATCTGACTTTCTGAAGTTTTCCAAGCTTCATGAGCATAGCTATGAAGATTAATAAAAAGTCTACTTAGCCTTCCCCTGTTACTTGACACACACACAAGCCCCTTGGTTcttaaagaaggaaatcttggtGTTTGCTTCATTTGTGTGTACAATCTCTTAATTCTAGATCTTGTGTACCAAGGCCGAGAATTCCAGACTGGTCTTGCAAATTGACAACACCAAACTGACTGCAGATGACTTGAGAGCCAAGTAAGCCCACCTAACACCGTCATCAATGACAGAGCTCACCCTGAGTCTGACCGAGACGCCCTCAACAAAATTGTCCCCATGTCTACTAACCCTCTTGCCCCAGATGATGTTGGCACAAGCCCAGAAAAGACTTTCAAATTCAATGAATGATTAAGATTAATAACTGCTCACATGTATACAGTACCTATAGTTTCTAACTTGTGAACCCATTTGATTACCTACACAATAGTTCAGTAAAATAGATAGGACTAATATATTGTTACCCTCTTTAAGGTGAGAAATCTGTGGCTTAGTGAGGCTAAGTTACTCACCCAAAGGTAAGCATAACTAGCACAAGTCAAAACCGAAACTTGGACACACGTTTTCTGAGCCCTAATCCAGTGCTTTCTTCACTTACATTGCATTGCCACTAGGGGCAGAGGAAGGACAATAAATTCCCATATCTCAAAGGATAGCAATGTAGATCCCCCTAGCAAACTAATTTGGGAATCATAATTAAGTTATGATCTATATCAAATGGTTTCAcctccaaagagaataaaacttCTAATAGAAATACACTAAGTGAGGTGCCCAGAGCAAAATGCAGATGAGAGTTCTGCTTGGCTTGGTTTGCATCATCTCCTTCAGATGTCTCTCTTTTCCCATCTGGTTTTTAAAGATATGAAGCTGAGGTGTCTCTACGCCAGCTGGTAGAGTCAGATGCCAATGGCCTCAAGCAGATCCTGAATGTGCTGACCCTGGGCAAGGCCGACCTAGAGGCACAAGTCCAGTCTCTGAAAGAGGAGCTCCTTTGCCTCAAGAACAACCACAAAGAGGTGAGAGAAAGACCAATAGAGTAATCACAAGCTAAGTCCCTAAAAGTAGCATCAGTTCCTTTGAGTTGCACCTGACAAAGGGTGTGCCcgcttgtattagtttgttctcacactgctataaagaaataactgagagtaggtaatttataaaggaaagaagtgtaactgagtcacagttccacatggctggggaggcctcaggaaacttacaatcatggcttaaggggaagcaggcacatctcacTTGGcaacaggagacagagagagaccaaagggggaagagccctttataaaactatcagatcttgtgagaactcactcactatcctaagaacagcatgggggacaccacccccatgatccaatcacctcccactaggtccctcccttgacacatgggaattatgggaattacaattcgagatgagatttgggtggggacacagagccaaaccactgCTACGTACTACTCTGGTTTAGCCCTGAAAATACCTACTGCTACTAGCACTGGTTCAAGGTAGTATTTCAAATCCACTGGCTCCAACACAATATCTGGAGCCATAAGGGGAAGAAAGGCCTCCAACATCCCCTCCAGCTTTTCTACAAGAAGGAACCCAATTTTTCTGTCCTTACAGTCTTCCCATGTTTGTAGGCATCCCTACACAGGCTTCTGCCACCTCCCATTGGTACAAGTCAATATTGGTGCAAGTCAATATTGGCACAATCCCGTATTTGCACCATAGAGACTATAATCTCTCATGATCAATTCCACCTTTATCCTGTTTCACCCATTATCCAGCCCTGGAAATGATCTAAATTTTTTGGAACTCTGGTCTTgctactcattttttttaattttgcacaCATTTAAACACACAGTCCTACCTGAAAGAGTCTTAAATCATTTTATAGCATCTCAATAACACCTGTAAATCATGTATTCCTTTGTTGTGGGCTATATTTTAGACACAATTAAGCTAAATCGTAGCAGTTAGAGTGAAACAAGAACACAAAGGGGTTATCTGTTCACCAAGTGACTTcacagtctttttctttccttaggaAATCAATTCTTTACAGTGTCAGCTTGGGGAGAGACTTGACATTGAAGTGACTGCTGCCCCTTCTGCTGACCTAAACCAGGTTCTACAAGAAATGAGATGTCAATATGAGTCCATCATGGAGACAAACCGCAAAGATGTGGAACAGTGGTTCAACACGCAGGTGGGGGATATAGAAAAGTCAAAAACAATAAGCTGATGCTGCATTTCTAGGGCCCTTTAATCAAAGTCATGTTTTCCTCCCATAATATTCTCAGTCTCTGGCTGTGTGTTTCAGATAGAGGAGCTGAATCAACAAGTGGTGACCAGCTCTCAACAGCAGCAATGCTGCCAAAAGGAGATCATAGAACTGAGACGCAGTGTGAACACTCTGGAGGTTGAACTGCAGGCCCAGCATCGAATGGTACTGAGCAAGCTGACCAAGCCTAGCTCAGCAAAGATGGAAACAGTCCCTTACACCTGTGTGTTGCAGTATTTCCCAAACTGTGTCTTTCAGAACAATAGTTCCTCATTTGTTAAAGCGTCTATGGCTGAAAAAGAGCTTTGTGGCCAAATAAGTCTACGAAATGCTGGACTAAACCAAGGTTAAACAGGGTGCCTTCCTGTGAGCCATTAATAAGCTAATATACACCATGAATCTCCAAGAAGGGGGTATGTGGTATTCAGCATTCCAAAACTTATTTGACTGTGGATCCCCCCACTTTTTTTAGAACATCTCATGGTATTAATGATTCATGAAGTacactttgggaaacactggGAGAGCATTTTATTATATGCAAAGCATTTTTACAAGCTATCACATGAGATTTATAAAGCAATCCTAAGAGGGGGGGTGGCATAATTATTAACGAATGTTACAGATGAGGCTCCAAGAGCTAAAGTGATTTTCCCAAGCAAATCCAAGGTAAGTTTCAGCCCACCTATTTTATAGAGACACTGAGATCCTGAGACATTAAGAAACTCATCCAAAGTCACAAAAGAAATAAGAGTCTGAGCCAGAGTTTAGATTCCAAAGCCAGTATCATTCTGTCTCATGATAATGCCTCTCTGAAGTAGAGAATTGCTTACATGCTCTGATGTGAAGGCTTTTGGGAAGACCTTGCCCCACACTGGTTTTGTCACCAGCTagtcatgtgaccttggacaacaTATTGAACCacttgaacctcagttttctcatctataaaaattgGGATAATCATGCAAATAATAGGCGATTAAAACCTAAAATCCCATCATTATCCATAGACTTACAGAATGATAGAGCAAGAATGAAATTTACTCATCAGTTTCaactttcatattttacatataaaggaATTGATCTGGTGGATAAATTGTATATGGTAAAACATTGCTTGCTTCCTTTTTTAAGACACGAACACTCACTGAATGAAGTGCCAtagtaatgcttttttttttttttctttttgagatggagtctcactctgtcgcccagactggacagcagtggcacgatctcgggtcactgcaacctccacctcccgggttcaagcaattctctgccttagcctcccaagtagctgggattacaggtgcccaccacaacacccagctaattttttgtatttttagtagagacggggtttcaccatcttggccaggctggtcttgaactcctgaccttgtgatccacccaccttggcctcccaaagtgctgggattataggcgtgagccactgcgcccagccagtaatGCATTTTTAATGCCTGGGTGTGcattaagttattattttttctctcctaaGTAGGAAAGTGTGGTGCGAGATTATTGGTTGgtcaagaaagagaaagtgaaacaaatacttacagagaagcaaaaagagaaagagagaaagagggaagagataAAGGAAAGCAGATTTTAGCATAGTTGATCATTTGGGTTTTGGATTTATTTGATTAGGAAACAATAAATAAAGTTCTTGGAGATCTATCAGTAGTGTCAcaaagaaaccattttttttaaatgatacaggTCACAGGTGACCTGGGCTTAAAGGAGTCATCATTATAAATCCTACTATCCTTCTCCATGGTAGAGAGATTCCCAAGAGCGCATCCTAACGGAGACAGAGGCTCGCTACACGGCCTTGCTGACCCAGATCCAGAGTCTGATTGATAACCTGGAAGCTCAGCTGGCAGAGATCCGGTGTGCCCTGGAAAGACAGAATCAAGAATACGAGATCCTGCTGGACGTCAAGTCCCGGCTGGAGTGTGAGATTACCACATACCGCAGCCTTCTGGAGAGCTCGGATGGCAAGTACGTAAAATAACAGCAACTTCTATGACAAAAAAGTGCAAATGAACGCAGATATATGTACTGCCACTGGCAACAGGGGTCAAGTGCTTTGTTTGACCTTCTTGCCAGTGATGGGGAGCTTGGACAGAGGCATCCACACACCCTCTCAAGCTGTGCCATGAGGAAGACTTGCAATTGTAACCTTATCCAAATTTGAGGCATTGGCTGACCTGAGCTGTTCTGAAGAGCCCATGGGCCAGGTTAATTTCTTATAGGTTGCTTACCTtcttagagttttaaaaattactagagAAAAAATGATTTCCCCATAGATGAATATTCCTGGTGACCATTACAGATGTTTCCTCACTGAGATGAACGTCTGATTTTCATGAGCTTGTACAAAACAACCCAGGCTCCTTTGGAGGAACATTCTGCTCAGGCTGAAACCCCTAACCCTATCTAGCCACTAGTCCTTGAGGCCAACAGAAGcatgtacacatgtatgttttagcatcttttttaaaaaataaaagttataatttttgtAAGCAATAAGAAGCTAACCAACCCATAAGTAAACATATATGGAGGATGAGTTCTTTGAAGCAACTCAGTCGAAACTAAAACCCCAGAGACTTAGTTACAATTGCAAAGGAGACCTACTTCCCGAAAATAATCAGTGAACTCTTCACAGCATTCTTTTAATTGGCATGACCACATTATATGAGCACAATGGTCATCAATGCTGTCACCTTTAGGAGCCGTGATCATATACCAAAATACCTCGAATCATCAAAGAAAGATTATGtttataaaaagagtgtttactATGAACTGCTTTTTACTTCAGTTCTCTAAAAACTATGCATAGACAGCCAGAAGGCACTTTGAAGCTTCCTGATGACACAGTGAGGACTCTTTCATAGCTGGGGTTCAGGCCACCACTATTAGTATGACTAACTCCTCAATGAGAAAAATATCTGGTTAATTTCCATTCCTCGGATAATAATGCCCTCAACTTGTTCCTTATCACTGTTGATCCTGTGGGTTTAGTTTCCATTATATCCATTCTGCAGATGAAAAACTAAAGGTTGAGTACGTTAAATGACTTAGCTGAGGTCACCAGCTGGTAAAGGACAGAGCTGGTCTCTGCCTCAGTCTTTTGACTGCTAGTGCAGTATTCTTTCCACAATGTGACGGTATTGACTAATGGAAACTTACATAATCGAATACTTCTAAACCTAGGATGCTGATTTCCAATGGATTTGATctgattctttttcttccagTAACTAcagtacaaaataaatgaataagcattTAGAAGTATGTACTTGTCTTGAGCAACAAgtgttaaaaaaattagccacaatcATTTTTCTCCATGACCATCATCGCCTTCCCTCAATCACAGctaaaattgtgttttttttccttaggcGTCCCTGTTACCCACGTGCCACCAAATGTGAGCCTTCCCCTTGGACATCTTGTAAGTCCGGAGCCATAGAAAGCACGGCCCCAGCTTGCACATCCTCATCCCCCTGCAGCTTAAAGGAGCACCGCAGTGCCTGTGGACCCCTGTCCCGGATACTGGTTAAAATTTGCACCATCACCAAGGAGATTAAGGATGGGAAGGTCATTTCTTCTTACGAGCATGTGCAGCCTTGTTTCATCATCAGACCTGCCAAAGTCTAACATCCC contains the following coding sequences:
- the KRT39 gene encoding keratin, type I cytoskeletal 39, with amino-acid sequence MDTKGCTTTNSPSTPCQNCSRITNVNTISSNNGCHPGGLTVNNCQPAGHVLRIPWDQGCQPTPRFCRKPVYLMNNFNARFSLDDCSWYGEGINSNEKETMHILNERLANYLQKVRMLERENAELESKIQEESNKELPVLCPDYLSYYTTIEELQQKILCTKAENSRLVLQIDNTKLTADDLRAKYEAEVSLRQLVESDANGLKQILNVLTLGKADLEAQVQSLKEELLCLKNNHKEEINSLQCQLGERLDIEVTAAPSADLNQVLQEMRCQYESIMETNRKDVEQWFNTQIEELNQQVVTSSQQQQCCQKEIIELRRSVNTLEVELQAQHRMRDSQERILTETEARYTALLTQIQSLIDNLEAQLAEIRCALERQNQEYEILLDVKSRLECEITTYRSLLESSDGKRPCYPRATKCEPSPWTSCKSGAIESTAPACTSSSPCSLKEHRSACGPLSRILVKICTITKEIKDGKVISSYEHVQPCFIIRPAKV